One region of Streptomyces sp. NBC_00442 genomic DNA includes:
- a CDS encoding ATP-dependent DNA ligase has protein sequence MDLPVMPPVKPMLAKSVAKIPPGMQYEAKWDGFRAIVYRDGADVVIGSRNGKPLTRYFPELAAALAQRLPERCVVDGEIVIAHEGRLDFDRLTERIHPAASRVKLLAERTPASFIAFDLLALGDAALLDTPLAERRSLLREALRAVSAPVHLAPATTDIDVARRWFEQYEGAGLDGVVAKPLDLPYRPDARLMYKIKHERTADVVVAGYRHHKSGPVVGSLLLGLYDAQGALQHVGVCAAFSMKRRAELIEELAPLLMNDPAAEGHPWAAWAEEAAHEGARLPGGTSRWTGKKDLSWVAVRPERVVEVAYDHMEGDRFRHTAQFRRWRPDRAPAGCTYAQLEEPVGYDLAEVLSGGG, from the coding sequence ATGGATCTCCCGGTGATGCCGCCAGTGAAGCCGATGCTCGCCAAGTCCGTGGCGAAGATTCCGCCCGGGATGCAGTACGAGGCGAAGTGGGACGGGTTCCGGGCGATCGTCTACCGGGACGGAGCCGACGTGGTCATCGGCAGCCGCAACGGCAAGCCCCTGACCCGGTACTTCCCCGAGCTGGCGGCCGCACTCGCCCAGCGGCTGCCCGAGCGCTGCGTGGTGGACGGCGAGATCGTGATCGCGCACGAGGGGCGTCTCGACTTCGACCGGCTGACCGAGCGCATCCACCCCGCCGCGTCCCGGGTAAAGCTGCTCGCCGAACGGACCCCGGCCAGTTTCATCGCCTTCGACCTGCTGGCGCTCGGTGACGCGGCGCTCCTCGACACCCCGCTGGCCGAACGGCGCTCCCTGCTGAGAGAGGCTCTGAGAGCGGTTTCAGCCCCGGTCCACCTGGCACCCGCGACCACCGACATCGACGTGGCCCGGCGCTGGTTCGAGCAGTACGAGGGCGCCGGACTCGACGGCGTCGTCGCCAAGCCGCTCGATCTTCCCTACCGGCCCGACGCCCGCCTCATGTACAAGATCAAGCACGAGCGCACGGCGGACGTGGTGGTGGCCGGGTACCGCCACCACAAGAGCGGCCCCGTGGTCGGCTCCCTGCTGCTCGGCCTGTACGACGCGCAGGGCGCCCTGCAGCACGTCGGCGTGTGCGCGGCGTTCTCGATGAAGCGCCGCGCCGAACTGATCGAGGAGCTCGCGCCCCTGCTCATGAACGACCCAGCGGCCGAAGGTCACCCGTGGGCCGCCTGGGCCGAGGAGGCCGCGCACGAGGGTGCCAGGCTGCCGGGTGGGACCAGCCGGTGGACCGGCAAGAAGGACCTGTCGTGGGTGGCGGTCCGGCCCGAGCGGGTGGTGGAAGTGGCGTACGACCACATGGAGGGCGACCGGTTCCGGCACACCGCGCAGTTCCGGCGCTGGCGCCCCGACCGCGCTCCCGCCGGCTGCACTTACGCCCAGCTGGAGGAGCCCGTCGGGTACGACCTCGCGGAGGTGCTGTCAGGGGGTGGGTGA
- a CDS encoding lytic murein transglycosylase has protein sequence MAALTASQAPGLVRAAPQSRAEPAAPPSVTVRQESPSDGSFHAELPPQAPPKAVGAVAPAPGVALIDPVWTQEGIPATVLAAYQQAQSRLRRTEPRCHLPWQLLAALGKVESGHAGGGRVDAHGTTLTPILGPVLDGAGFARVADTDHGTLDGDARYDRAVGPMQFIPSTWSAWAQDGNDDGRKDPNNVFDAALAAGGYLCAGARDLAVPADLDRAVLSYNHSDAYLRTVRSWLEFYRRGTHAVPDGHGALPTTPGAGSAGQIDADHGRKQGGGIVIGPQPSARPSLPVPTRPGGGGPSIPGPTHSPSPTPSSSPSPSASPSSSPSPPGGPGPTPSPSGSATTGPSPSGSPGAPDCPGGPPAPASASGPGATPSGPGCPSPTP, from the coding sequence ATGGCGGCGCTCACGGCCTCACAAGCCCCCGGTCTGGTGCGCGCCGCGCCACAGAGCCGGGCGGAACCCGCCGCCCCACCGTCGGTGACGGTCCGTCAAGAGTCCCCTTCCGACGGGTCGTTTCACGCCGAACTCCCGCCACAGGCCCCGCCGAAGGCGGTCGGAGCCGTCGCTCCCGCGCCCGGTGTCGCGCTGATCGACCCGGTGTGGACGCAGGAGGGGATCCCGGCGACCGTCCTCGCCGCCTACCAGCAGGCACAGAGCCGGCTGCGCCGCACCGAACCGCGCTGCCACCTTCCCTGGCAACTCCTCGCCGCCCTGGGCAAAGTGGAGTCGGGGCACGCGGGCGGTGGGCGGGTCGACGCGCACGGGACGACCCTCACACCGATCCTCGGGCCGGTGCTCGACGGCGCGGGCTTCGCGCGGGTGGCCGACACCGATCACGGAACCCTGGACGGCGACGCCCGGTACGACCGGGCGGTGGGCCCCATGCAGTTCATCCCGTCCACATGGTCGGCCTGGGCGCAGGACGGCAACGACGACGGGCGAAAGGACCCCAACAACGTCTTCGACGCGGCGCTCGCCGCCGGAGGCTATCTGTGCGCCGGCGCCCGGGACCTCGCCGTGCCCGCCGACCTGGACCGTGCCGTGCTGAGCTACAACCACTCCGACGCCTATCTGCGGACGGTGCGGTCGTGGCTGGAGTTCTACCGGCGGGGTACCCATGCGGTGCCGGACGGGCACGGAGCGCTCCCGACCACGCCCGGAGCGGGCAGTGCGGGGCAGATCGACGCCGACCACGGCCGCAAGCAGGGCGGCGGCATCGTGATCGGGCCCCAGCCGAGTGCGCGGCCCTCGCTTCCGGTCCCGACGCGGCCGGGCGGTGGCGGCCCCTCGATCCCGGGACCCACCCACTCCCCGTCCCCGACCCCGTCCTCGTCCCCCTCGCCTTCGGCCTCTCCGTCGTCGTCCCCCTCGCCGCCCGGCGGGCCGGGCCCCACGCCCTCGCCGTCCGGGAGCGCGACCACCGGCCCCTCGCCCTCGGGCAGCCCCGGCGCGCCGGACTGCCCCGGCGGACCGCCCGCCCCCGCGTCGGCTTCGGGTCCCGGCGCCACACCGTCCGGACCGGGCTGCCCTTCACCCACCCCCTGA
- the ligD gene encoding non-homologous end-joining DNA ligase: MGKGEAIELEAGGRTVRLSNPGKVYFPEAGYTKLDVAQYYLAVADGITRALRDRPTTLERYPDGVDGESFFQKRAPKNLPEWIPTARIEFPSGRHADEICPTEPAAVLWAAQLGCLTFHPWPVRRDATDHPDELRIDLDPQPGTDFDDAVPVAHELRALLGELGITGWPKTSGGRGIHVFVPIEPRWTFTEVRRCAIAIGRELERRMAGKVTTAWWKEERGERIFVDYNQTARDRTIASAYSVRPKPHAPVSAPLRWDELDDVHPKDFDLRTMPARYAQLGDLHADMDDHAFGIEPLLELADRDERDHRLGDMPYPPDYPKMPGEPKRVQPSRAAKEE, encoded by the coding sequence ATGGGCAAGGGCGAGGCGATCGAGCTGGAGGCCGGCGGGCGGACCGTGCGGCTGTCGAATCCGGGCAAGGTGTACTTCCCCGAGGCCGGCTACACCAAGCTGGACGTGGCGCAGTACTACCTGGCCGTCGCCGACGGCATCACCCGCGCCCTGCGGGACCGCCCCACCACGCTGGAGCGCTATCCCGACGGCGTGGACGGCGAGTCGTTCTTCCAGAAGAGGGCCCCGAAGAACCTCCCGGAGTGGATTCCCACCGCCAGGATCGAGTTTCCGAGCGGGCGTCACGCGGACGAGATCTGCCCCACCGAGCCGGCCGCCGTCCTGTGGGCCGCCCAGCTGGGCTGTCTGACCTTCCACCCGTGGCCGGTGCGGCGCGACGCCACCGACCATCCGGACGAACTCCGCATCGACCTGGACCCGCAGCCCGGCACCGACTTCGATGACGCCGTGCCCGTCGCGCACGAACTGCGCGCGCTGCTCGGTGAGTTGGGTATCACCGGCTGGCCCAAGACGTCCGGCGGCCGGGGCATCCACGTGTTCGTTCCGATCGAGCCCCGATGGACGTTCACCGAGGTGCGCCGCTGTGCCATCGCCATCGGACGTGAGCTCGAACGCCGCATGGCGGGCAAGGTCACCACCGCCTGGTGGAAGGAGGAGCGCGGCGAGCGCATCTTCGTCGACTACAACCAGACGGCCCGGGACCGCACCATCGCCTCCGCCTACTCGGTGCGCCCCAAGCCGCACGCCCCGGTCTCGGCGCCGCTGCGCTGGGACGAGCTCGACGACGTACACCCCAAGGACTTCGATCTGCGCACCATGCCCGCCCGCTATGCCCAACTCGGCGATCTGCACGCGGACATGGACGATCACGCCTTCGGCATCGAGCCGCTGCTCGAACTCGCCGACCGGGACGAACGCGATCACCGCCTCGGCGACATGCCGTACCCGCCGGACTACCCCAAGATGCCGGGGGAGCCCAAGCGGGTCCAGCCGAGCCGCGCGGCCAAGGAGGAGTAG